Within the Musa acuminata AAA Group cultivar baxijiao chromosome BXJ2-9, Cavendish_Baxijiao_AAA, whole genome shotgun sequence genome, the region TGACGTCTTTGTTCTCTATCTTGTGCAGGTTCTTCTAGAAGTTCAGGTCTATGCAATATCAGAAAATATGACTTGCAAAAGTGAAGTTAAAAAAGATGACTCAGCATCTGATCAATCTAAAATGAATGGATTCTCTCTTGGTGGCTCACCTGTGTGTAATGGCAGCTTAGGATATGTGGACTCAACTCTTCAAAATGGAAATGTCAAGGGAGGTGGTCCGTTTGGTTTGAGAGGATTAGAGAATCTTGGAAATACATGCTTCATGAACAGTGCAATCCAGTGTTTGGCTCACACACCAAAGCTTGTAGACTATTTCCATGGAGATTATAGTAAAGAGATTAATCTTACCAATCCGTTGGGACTGAAAGTAGGTCACATTGTAATAGATTCTATGCTCATGCTATTATTTCCTTTAATTTCCAGTATGATACTTGCTTTGCTCTTGTGGCAAGGTTTTGATTTTGGATGTCACTGGAATTATTATGTGATTAAGTTTTATTTTTGCCTGTCCATTGAATCTGGCATTTCTAACCAGGGGGAACTTGCTTTGGCATTCGGAGATTTATTAAGGAGCTTATGGGCACCTGAAAGAACGCCAGTTGTTCCACGGGTTTTCAAGGCAAAGCTTGCTCGTTTTGCCCCTCAATTCAGTGGCTTTAACCAACATGACTCACAGGTTAGTCGATTGTTGGTCTCTTCCAATTTGTTTTCTGAATCTACTGAAGTTATAGCTTGTGTTATAGATTGAAAATTAAAGTTAAATCTGTTATATGAAAGCAATACACTCATGCAGACAGTTCTGTTTGTTGTTTCATAGGAGCTTCTTGCCTTTCTGTTAGATGGACTTCACGAGGACCTGAATCGTGTCAAACACAAGCCATATGTAGAAGCTAAGGATGCGTCTGGTCGTCCTGATGAAGAAGTTGCTGATGAATATTGGGGAAATCATTTAGCTCGAAATGACTCTATCATAGTTGATATCTGCCAAGTGAGTTCTTTAGTGTTGTGTAGTTCAAAAGTTACCTTTAACTATCCATCACTGTCAATACACCAAAAGTTGAATTTAATGTCCCAGTACTTTAAATAAATCGAGTGATATGCTGTAATAGTGATGCGTTTGTTCTGTTTACTTCTAAGCTGTTTGTGGCACGTCCTATCCTTTAATATTTCTGGTTCCACTTTCATTCTGCTGTTGTAAAGAGAAGCTAGAAGAAGTCCCTTTCAGCATTTTTTTAACgtactttttattttttggtcTTACAAGTCCTTGATATACTTTTTGCTAATTTAGCATCATTTACTGACCATGACATCTAAATTATCGACTTTCCTCTTTCTTGCCAAAAATTACAGGGTCAATACAAGTCGACATTAGTTTGTCCTGTTTGCAGCAAAGTGTCCATTACATTTGATCCATTCATGTATTTATCTCTGCCATTGCCGTCAACAACTATGAGGACAATGACTATAACAATTTTCAGTACTGATGGTAGTATCGAGCCTTCTGCCTACACTATAAATGTGCCAAAGTTTGGGAAACTGAGGGATCTTATTCGGGCTTTGAGCACTGCTTCTTCTTTGAGAAATGATGAAAGTCTTTTGATTGCTGAGGTATGTTTTCTGATATGTGATAGATTTTAACAATCGATGAATGTACTGTTTCATTTATTTTAGTTTTGAATTAACAAAGACAGTCTTTTCCAGGTTTATGCTAATTGCATTATCCGATTTTTGGATGAACCATCTGATTCAATATCCTTGATTAGAGATGAAGATCGCCTAGCTGCATACCGGCTGCCAAAAGATGCGGAAAGAGCTCCGCAGGTGGTGTTTGTGCACCAAAGAATGGAAGAGTGAGCCTCCTAATCTCATTAAAGTTGTACTCATTTGCATATTTTTAAGTCAACATTTCCTATGAATATTTGATGTTCACATTGTCTATGATAAAGTTATAAATTCCATTTCTCTTCTTCAGGTTGTAATCAACATACAACAATAACTAAATGCTACGTGCTTCTTGTCCTTGGTTTATCAAGTACTTTTTGCCAAAAGTAACTAGGATCTTAGAACCAAACATGACTCTTTTTACCAAATATACCATCAGACACTTGTTTAAGAGAATCTCAAGGATTCATGTTTGTCGTACAATGCATAGGCATGCCGAAATTGCACAATGATGCCATATCATTTGGGATTGATCAATTTCAGAGGATCAAACATTCGATTTGATGTTTATCTGGTTGCTTTAGTGCAGATGGCCAGGAAGGTTCACATGCGGTCTTAACTCTGGTAACCCTTAACTGGGAGACAAATATCTGTCGCACATAAGAGCATGCCTTCTGATTAGATAAATATCCTTTAATTTGAGGCACCCTCATTATCAGGAATTAATACTATAATATTTTTTCTAAGCTAAAGTCCAAAAGAAGGAAACCAGCAATTTAATAGATCCTCTATTTACTAGGATTTGTGAAGGTCAAAGCTTTTCTTATTagtatgtcacaattatatatgcCACAACATTTTTTTTTATGGTGCAACGTGTAGCTCTTCACATTTGGATGTAAAAACTATGCCTTCCACCATTCCTGCCAGCACCaaatattttgtttgaaaattgttATCAACTTTGTTATGCACTACCAACATTAAAACCGAATGGAAAAAATTGAATAATCTAGCATTAGATTGAAGGTTAATAATGTTGGAAGTCCAAGTTCTGATTGTCCTATGATCCattaccttcttttttttttgaaccaaTTTTGTTTCTCCTTTGGTCATATAACTCTTGATGTGAGCTTAATCTTCGTCAGAGAATCTTGGGACAAGGTGAGCATGCATGCTTGATCGTTATTTGCAAGGATTCCTTGACAATTACAAGTTAATATCTTTGTAAATTTCATAGCAGTGAATGACCCAAAGTTTCTATCACCTAGTAGTGTCTTCAAAAGAAACACATGCCTTTTACATGATAGTTTGAGATTAAGGGATATGTATGTTTGGAATATTTTTCCTGCCTAAGACACTACAATATTATGGCTGGAATATCTACATGTCTTTCACATGTAAACCCATGGCTGGTATCATGTTGGTCAATTGCTAATGCAATCACATGTTTCTCTTCATCTGTAATTCTTATTTTTCTGATTAGAAAATTGGAATTCAGGTATTACATCCTTGGCAAAAGGACAAGTTGGAAAGGCTTTGGTGTTCCTCTTATAGCAATCCTGCCAGATGTTGTTGATGGGTCCACTATTCAAAAACTGTTTTTGAAGCTTGTGAATCCATTTAAAAGAAGCAAGGATACTGGACCAGTCGACGATCAAGATAGATGCAATAGCAATCCTAATGATGCAGTACCCCAAACAGTGGCTGACAGTGAGTCTACAGATGACGCTGTCGAAGAGACCACTGATAGTGAGGACGAGTTCCAATTTTATTTAACAGATGAAAAGAGCAAAATCATGCAATGCAAACTAGAAATGGACGAACCTGTTTCATTGCCTGAATTGCAAAAGCATTTGTATGTTCTAGTATGTTGGCAGAGTAAAGCATTAGAACAATATGATTCTAACCTTCTGAACACCTTACCTGAGATTTACAAGTTTCGGCTTTTTCCTAGAAGACCTCAAGATTCCTGTACTTTATATGCATGCCTTGAAGCCTTCCTTAAGGAGGAACCACTGGGCCCAGAGGACATGTGGTGAGTATTATACTGTCACTTTTCTCATAttagatgttttttttttataaaatggcATATCAGATAGTTGATCCAAAATAGTTGTCACTAGTGATTTAGGATGAAGCTTTCTGGTGAAAGCTTTACATATAGTCCCAAGTTCCATTTAGGTAGAAACTCCATTGATATTGTCAGTCATTTTCATCGAAACTCTGCATTCTTTATAGTTTTTACTATAGACTTCTTTCACTGAGTATGCATAAGTTGAAGTCGTGTTTACTAAATCAATCGGACTTATGCATCAAAGTGTTGAATCTGTCTCATCTCAAGTGCCTTACAATTTTCCCTAGGAATGATGATTTCAAAATGTTTTTCTATATTCTGTTTTGGCTACTGAATCTTGCTAGAAAGCTTTACTTAAGGCACTGTCATAAGCGAAATATTATTAAAACTGATGAAGTGGTTGGTTAGCACAAGTAATGTTGGCCTCACCATAATTGCTCTGGGTGTTACCACTAAGTACTTGATTTGTCCAGCAGTGCTGTCGGTACTAGTGAAAATGATTTCATGCTCTTTACTAGtatgtatttatgatttttcTAGCACCTAGTGGAGTTATTTTGCTGCAATTTGTGTGTGTTTGGACTTGCTCACAAGAATTGGATCCAAGAATACATGCACTATTAAACTTTCTTCTTGCAGGTTTTGCCCTTCTTGTAAGAAGCCTCAGCAAGCTAGCAAGAAATTAGATCTCTGGAGGCTACCAGAAGTCCTCGTCATCCATCTGAAAAGATTTTCATACAGTAGGTACATGAAGAACAAGCTGGAGACACTCGTAGACTTTCCTATTCATGACCTGGATCTGTCAACGTATATTGCTGGCATGCCCGAGCAGGCATCAAACAACTACCGATTGTATGCTGTTAGCAATCACTATGGCAATATGGGAGGTGGCCACTACACTGCTTATGTCTATGTAAGTTGCTTCTTgttcttctatttttttttttttttctccatctcATAATTGTAAGATCCCAAGCTTCTGTCTTTTGTGTGGCACTTAACTGCATCATTGGGTCTCTTTTAGAATTTAGACCCAATTTGTTTGATGTGCTTGACAACAATGTCAGCTTGTGATTGTTTCTCTGTGCATATATGTTCATATGGTCTATGACTATGGTTTTCTGGTAAAAGCTAATAAGATAAATGATATATATGTCTAACACCTTTTTGTTAAAAAAGATAGGCCTACTGAAGCAAAACTCGGATTTTTTTACAT harbors:
- the LOC135622894 gene encoding ubiquitin carboxyl-terminal hydrolase 8-like is translated as MDESPVEICSPADQPPPASDGDHQAYLVPYRWWRDAQDPETDNGPRGVPYSASQTSTSYGMKFINNIFSSDLVFNLRRDDDLGDDDEEGSGSRCYALIGSDLWSQALKRHSDSDLTTKKIESSSFTDDEMIDVYPLMMRISVMRETNIFLIKISKRDNAVENYKKASKIFGVDSEPVRIWDFSGQTNLILMNEWNRFPQNCHQRADQEVLLEVQVYAISENMTCKSEVKKDDSASDQSKMNGFSLGGSPVCNGSLGYVDSTLQNGNVKGGGPFGLRGLENLGNTCFMNSAIQCLAHTPKLVDYFHGDYSKEINLTNPLGLKGELALAFGDLLRSLWAPERTPVVPRVFKAKLARFAPQFSGFNQHDSQELLAFLLDGLHEDLNRVKHKPYVEAKDASGRPDEEVADEYWGNHLARNDSIIVDICQGQYKSTLVCPVCSKVSITFDPFMYLSLPLPSTTMRTMTITIFSTDGSIEPSAYTINVPKFGKLRDLIRALSTASSLRNDESLLIAEVYANCIIRFLDEPSDSISLIRDEDRLAAYRLPKDAERAPQVVFVHQRMEEYYILGKRTSWKGFGVPLIAILPDVVDGSTIQKLFLKLVNPFKRSKDTGPVDDQDRCNSNPNDAVPQTVADSESTDDAVEETTDSEDEFQFYLTDEKSKIMQCKLEMDEPVSLPELQKHLYVLVCWQSKALEQYDSNLLNTLPEIYKFRLFPRRPQDSCTLYACLEAFLKEEPLGPEDMWFCPSCKKPQQASKKLDLWRLPEVLVIHLKRFSYSRYMKNKLETLVDFPIHDLDLSTYIAGMPEQASNNYRLYAVSNHYGNMGGGHYTAYVYDERENRWYDFDDRSVSPIAEESIKTSAAYVLFYRRT